Proteins from a genomic interval of Symmachiella macrocystis:
- a CDS encoding Uma2 family endonuclease, with protein sequence MSHAVDSIAADWTAVDLAARYGAIPLSRIRLPHDSDPATEEDVVDIHDRENRLYELVDGVLLEKTMGTYESYIAMLLGQFLGDFIRQNNLGILLGADGILRLAPGLVRIPDVSFIARHKLPDGKVPRTLVATLVPDLAIEVISKGNTAEEMQEKLRDYFEVGVGLVWYVDHLRKQVRVYTAVDQEQIVGIEESLDGGDVLPGFTLPVSSIYAE encoded by the coding sequence ATGTCTCACGCAGTCGACTCCATTGCCGCCGACTGGACCGCGGTTGACTTAGCGGCACGCTACGGCGCAATCCCGCTATCTCGAATCCGGCTCCCACACGACTCCGACCCAGCTACCGAGGAGGACGTGGTCGACATCCATGACCGCGAAAATCGTCTGTATGAATTGGTCGACGGCGTCTTGTTGGAGAAAACTATGGGAACCTATGAGTCGTATATTGCGATGTTGCTTGGCCAGTTCCTAGGCGATTTCATTCGACAAAATAATCTCGGAATTTTATTGGGGGCGGACGGTATATTACGGCTCGCGCCTGGTTTAGTCCGGATTCCCGATGTCTCCTTCATTGCTCGGCATAAACTTCCCGACGGCAAAGTCCCCCGCACGCTTGTGGCGACTTTGGTTCCTGATTTGGCGATCGAAGTCATCAGTAAAGGGAATACGGCCGAGGAGATGCAGGAGAAACTTCGCGATTATTTTGAGGTCGGAGTCGGTCTCGTGTGGTATGTCGACCATTTGCGGAAACAGGTCCGCGTTTACACAGCGGTCGATCAGGAACAAATTGTCGGCATCGAGGAAAGTCTTGATGGCGGCGACGTGCTCCCCGGTTTCACATTGCCCGTTTCCAGCATCTATGCCGAATGA
- a CDS encoding DNA gyrase inhibitor YacG: MIQLMTCPICNKAVSAVEAAESKTLPFCSRRCQQIDFFRWTEGRYSIEESLDDRPDIVEKLAEEFDEFDEADG, translated from the coding sequence ATGATTCAACTCATGACTTGTCCGATCTGCAATAAAGCTGTCTCTGCCGTCGAAGCAGCTGAGTCCAAGACACTGCCGTTTTGCAGTCGGCGTTGCCAACAGATCGATTTTTTCCGTTGGACGGAGGGCCGGTATTCCATTGAAGAATCATTGGATGATCGGCCAGACATTGTCGAGAAACTCGCCGAAGAGTTTGACGAATTCGATGAGGCGGACGGTTAA
- a CDS encoding FmdB family zinc ribbon protein, with the protein MPTYDYVCKSCDHQWEVFHSMKQKPIRKCPECGKLKAERMIGSGGGIIFRGSGFYETDYRSDSYKKAASADKTASQKKTESKSSTSDTKASSSDSSGSSKSSD; encoded by the coding sequence ATGCCGACGTACGACTACGTTTGTAAAAGCTGCGACCATCAGTGGGAAGTGTTCCATTCGATGAAGCAAAAACCGATCCGCAAATGCCCCGAGTGCGGCAAATTAAAAGCGGAGCGGATGATCGGTTCGGGCGGCGGAATCATTTTCCGTGGCTCGGGCTTCTACGAAACGGACTACCGCAGCGATTCGTACAAGAAAGCTGCCAGTGCGGATAAGACCGCGTCGCAGAAAAAAACTGAATCGAAGTCAAGCACATCCGACACAAAGGCCAGTTCTTCGGATTCGTCTGGAAGCAGCAAGTCGAGCGATTAA
- a CDS encoding nucleotide exchange factor GrpE, whose translation MADETPNENPDNAAAEAAASDDQELTLEEQLAAAIAERDTNLDRWHRAEAECENVRKRMRRELEEARKFESLGLSRDILPALDNLRRAIDAAGQTHNLDQLIEGVELVARQFQDALNKHQVIAIDAVNKPFNSEQHEAMQQIPSADHPPMTVIQELEQGYTLHDRLVRPSKVIVSKAVE comes from the coding sequence GTGGCAGACGAAACACCCAACGAAAATCCCGATAATGCAGCGGCCGAGGCTGCGGCATCTGACGATCAAGAACTAACGCTCGAAGAGCAGTTGGCCGCAGCGATCGCCGAACGGGACACAAATCTGGACCGCTGGCATCGGGCGGAAGCGGAATGCGAAAACGTGCGCAAGCGGATGCGTCGCGAATTGGAAGAGGCCCGCAAATTCGAATCGCTCGGACTGTCGCGCGACATTTTGCCTGCACTCGATAATCTGCGGCGGGCAATTGACGCGGCTGGACAAACGCACAATCTGGATCAACTGATCGAAGGCGTCGAATTGGTGGCGCGGCAATTCCAAGATGCCTTGAACAAACATCAAGTCATCGCGATCGATGCTGTCAACAAGCCGTTCAATTCCGAGCAGCACGAAGCCATGCAACAAATCCCTTCTGCTGATCACCCCCCGATGACGGTCATTCAGGAGCTTGAGCAAGGCTACACGCTGCACGACCGCTTGGTGCGTCCCAGCAAGGTGATTGTCTCCAAAGCTGTGGAATAA
- the dnaJ gene encoding molecular chaperone DnaJ, with protein MATKRDYYEVLGVAKEAGGDEIKKAYRKEALANHPDRNPGDGEAEQRFKDAAEAFEILGDEQKRARYDRYGHAGVQGLGGGAGFTDINDIFDSFGDMLGGIFGGARTGQPGAGRRPARGRSLRTGITVTLLEAARGCTRELDVRRHENCDTCGGSGAKAGSIAQPCDYCDGRGQVVQSQGFFRIQTTCPACSGDGVVVRDKCENCGGSGRESKTAQLEVKVPPGVDNDMQLCLRGEGEPGALGGPRGDLYVDIHVKEHSLFQRDGNTLTCLVPITYTQAALGAEIEVPILTGRHDLKVPAGTQTGTEFRLRGLGMPDPHGRGTGDMLVEVQVDVPKKLTERQEELLRELAELEEAHVSPHRKSFFETLKDYFTGEDEET; from the coding sequence ATGGCAACGAAACGCGACTATTACGAAGTCCTCGGCGTGGCAAAGGAAGCCGGTGGCGATGAAATAAAAAAAGCCTACCGCAAGGAGGCGTTGGCCAATCATCCCGATAGAAATCCGGGAGATGGGGAGGCGGAACAACGCTTTAAGGATGCTGCCGAAGCATTCGAAATCCTGGGGGACGAGCAAAAGCGGGCGCGGTACGATCGCTACGGTCATGCCGGCGTGCAAGGCTTAGGAGGCGGCGCTGGCTTCACCGACATCAATGACATCTTCGATTCCTTCGGCGATATGCTGGGAGGGATTTTCGGCGGGGCACGAACCGGCCAACCCGGAGCCGGACGACGTCCCGCGCGGGGACGCAGCCTGAGAACGGGCATTACTGTCACGTTGCTCGAAGCGGCACGTGGCTGCACCCGAGAATTGGATGTTCGCCGCCACGAAAACTGTGACACGTGCGGCGGCTCCGGCGCCAAAGCCGGTTCTATTGCCCAGCCATGCGACTATTGTGATGGTCGCGGGCAGGTCGTGCAGTCGCAGGGCTTTTTCCGCATTCAAACGACTTGTCCCGCCTGCAGCGGCGATGGTGTCGTTGTGCGGGACAAATGTGAAAATTGTGGCGGATCCGGACGCGAATCCAAAACGGCGCAACTGGAGGTCAAGGTTCCTCCGGGAGTCGATAACGATATGCAGCTTTGCCTACGGGGCGAAGGTGAGCCGGGAGCGCTTGGAGGTCCGCGAGGCGATTTGTATGTGGACATTCACGTGAAGGAACATTCGTTGTTCCAACGCGACGGCAACACGCTGACTTGCCTGGTCCCGATAACCTATACACAAGCGGCGCTAGGCGCAGAAATCGAAGTCCCCATTCTGACCGGCCGGCACGACCTCAAGGTCCCAGCCGGCACGCAAACAGGTACCGAATTTCGATTGCGGGGTCTAGGAATGCCCGACCCGCATGGACGAGGAACGGGAGACATGTTGGTCGAAGTCCAAGTGGACGTTCCCAAAAAACTAACGGAGCGACAAGAAGAGTTGCTCCGCGAGCTGGCGGAATTGGAAGAGGCCCACGTCAGCCCACATCGCAAGTCATTTTTCGAGACGCTGAAGGACTACTTCACGGGCGAAGACGAAGAAACTTAG
- the groL gene encoding chaperonin GroEL (60 kDa chaperone family; promotes refolding of misfolded polypeptides especially under stressful conditions; forms two stacked rings of heptamers to form a barrel-shaped 14mer; ends can be capped by GroES; misfolded proteins enter the barrel where they are refolded when GroES binds), protein MAKQLLFDDRAQLKLQRGVRTLADTVAVTMGPTGRNVVIDKSFGNPVVTKDGVTVSKEIELDDPFENMGAKLVNEVATKTSDIAGDGTTTATVMARAVFEAGLRSITMGANPMVVRRGIEKATEAVLAYFAETSKPVSSKEEIAQVGCISANNDRPVGDLIADAMEQVGRDGVITVEEGKGNETTLTLAEGMQFDKGYISPYFVNDPETMKVELEDCYILLFEKKISNLRELVPLLEKISQSSKPLLIVAEDVDGEALTALVVNRLRGVLNVAAVKAPGFGDRRKAMLADMAVLTGGTLISEELGITLESVELNQLGRCKKVEIDKDSTTLIEGGGDSEAIKTRVQQIRTQIENTDSEYDREKFQERLAKLTGGVAIISVGAATESEMKQTKARMEDALHATRAAVEEGILPGGGVAYLRAIEAAKSVKAKGDEKIGVAIVAKALEAPIRQIAENCGEDGAVIADEVRQKGQNIGYNAQAGEYVDMFKAGIIDPTKVVRSAVQNSTSIAGLMLTTEVLVTRTDDLEGGDKKAVEGSIR, encoded by the coding sequence GTGGCGAAACAATTACTTTTTGATGACCGCGCGCAACTCAAGTTGCAGCGCGGAGTACGGACGCTGGCGGACACCGTCGCCGTCACCATGGGACCGACTGGCCGGAATGTCGTGATCGACAAAAGCTTCGGCAATCCCGTCGTGACCAAAGACGGCGTGACCGTTAGTAAAGAAATCGAATTGGACGACCCATTCGAAAACATGGGCGCCAAGTTGGTCAATGAAGTCGCCACCAAAACCAGCGACATCGCCGGCGATGGTACGACCACAGCGACCGTCATGGCCCGTGCCGTGTTCGAAGCGGGACTGCGAAGCATTACCATGGGTGCCAATCCCATGGTAGTTCGTCGTGGTATCGAAAAAGCGACCGAAGCTGTTTTGGCCTATTTCGCCGAAACATCGAAGCCGGTTTCCAGCAAGGAAGAGATCGCCCAAGTCGGCTGCATCTCGGCCAACAACGACCGTCCGGTGGGTGACTTGATCGCCGACGCGATGGAGCAAGTCGGACGCGACGGTGTGATTACTGTCGAAGAAGGCAAAGGTAACGAAACCACGCTGACGCTGGCTGAAGGGATGCAATTCGACAAGGGTTACATCTCCCCCTACTTCGTCAACGATCCAGAAACCATGAAGGTGGAACTGGAAGATTGTTATATCTTGCTGTTCGAGAAGAAAATCTCGAACCTGCGGGAACTTGTGCCGCTGTTGGAGAAGATTTCACAATCCAGCAAGCCGTTGTTGATCGTCGCTGAAGACGTTGACGGCGAAGCGTTGACCGCATTGGTTGTCAACCGCCTGCGTGGCGTGTTGAATGTGGCAGCCGTCAAAGCCCCCGGTTTTGGTGATCGCCGCAAAGCCATGTTGGCTGACATGGCCGTTTTGACCGGTGGCACACTGATCTCCGAAGAGTTGGGCATCACCTTGGAATCGGTCGAGTTGAATCAACTTGGTCGTTGCAAAAAGGTTGAAATCGACAAAGATTCCACAACCTTGATCGAAGGTGGCGGCGACTCCGAAGCCATTAAAACCCGGGTGCAACAAATCCGCACTCAAATCGAAAATACCGATAGCGAATACGATCGCGAGAAATTCCAAGAACGCCTGGCCAAGTTGACCGGCGGCGTGGCAATTATCTCCGTCGGTGCCGCCACGGAATCGGAAATGAAACAGACCAAGGCACGCATGGAAGATGCCCTACACGCCACACGGGCGGCTGTCGAAGAAGGCATTCTTCCCGGCGGTGGTGTCGCTTACTTGCGGGCGATCGAAGCAGCCAAAAGCGTCAAAGCCAAAGGGGACGAGAAGATCGGCGTCGCCATTGTGGCCAAAGCACTTGAGGCCCCGATTCGCCAGATCGCCGAAAACTGCGGCGAAGATGGTGCGGTGATCGCCGACGAAGTCCGCCAGAAAGGCCAGAACATCGGCTACAACGCCCAAGCGGGTGAATACGTCGACATGTTCAAAGCCGGTATCATTGATCCGACCAAAGTGGTCCGCAGTGCCGTCCAGAACTCGACATCGATCGCCGGCTTGATGCTGACGACCGAAGTCTTGGTCACACGAACCGACGACCTCGAAGGGGGCGACAAGAAGGCGGTTGAAGGTAGTATCCGCTAA